AGGCTGTTTATGACAAAAAAGTAGGAGGCTCAGCGGCCCCTGCAGCTCCGGCAGCCGATACAAACTAGGATTAATTATTTTTAATATTAAAGAAAGAATAATGGCAGAAGATACCACATACAAGAGTAATCTTACTTTGGATGAAATTGTATTTGAGAATAGAAATAAAGCCTACGGTGCCTATGACCTGCGTACAACTTACAGGTCGGTACTTACCAAAGCTTTTATTATTGGGACTGTGCTGTTCCTGGTGGGTGCAATTACTCCGTTTGTGATTATGAAGATCCAGGAGATGAACGCCAGAGAAGCTGTTGAAGTAGATGCAAATCTTATTGACATTCTTCCGGAGGAGGAACAGATTATAGAACAACCCAAAGATGAACCGCCACCACCACCGCCGCCACCAAAAGAAGAGCCAAAAATTGAGATTATTCAGAACGTGGTTCCGGAACCGGTGAAAGCGCCAAAAGTAGAAACTCCGCCGCCACCAATTTCTCGGCAGTTAGAAACCACTACGGGTGTTGTAGCACAGGAAGGGGTGAAAGCTCCGGCTTATACGCCACCGCCACCGCCACCAGGACCAAGTAAATCTACAACAGTTGAAGTGAAGCCTCAGGTTTCCGAAACTCAGGTTTATACCGAAGTGGAGCAGTTGGCAGAATTCCCGGGAGGTATTAACTCCTTTAGAAGTAAAGTAAACAGCAGTTTCGATACTTCAGTGATGGATGGTGATGAAGGTACTGTGAAGACAGAAGTAACTTTCGTAGTAGAAAGAGACGGTAGTATAACCGATGTGAAAGCTAGCGGATCCAACAGAGATTTCAACGCGGAAGCAATTCGTACGGTAAAATCCATTAAAAACAAATGGGCCCCTGCAAAAATTAACGGGCAGGCAGTGCGATACAGATTTAGAATGCCTCTTACGATGCAGTTCGAGTAATCTTAAGAAAGTTTAACACTATAAAAGAGAGGCCACTGGTCTCTCTTTTTTATTTTTTTGTATTTTTGTGAATGATCTTTAATTGGCTATCAATAATAACTGGTATTTTTTACATCGTATTAGGGATTGTAGTTATTATTTATAAATTTTTTATTATCTATTTAGAACCTCTTATTGCCTATTCTTTGGGTGCGCTTTTAGTCCTTTACGGGCTGTTTCGTATTGGTAGGGCAGTGTACAGGATAAGACAGGACGGGGATGAGGATTAAATTCATATTGTTTTTTACGCTTTTGGTGTTTCTTGCTTCCTGCAAGAAAAGCGACCACGTGGTGGATGACCCACAGCAGGGCCATATTGCGATCGCCGCAGATGAATCTTTTAAATCGGTTGCCGAAGCACTTACTGATCGTTACATGGCTTTAAACCCCGGAACAAAGATTGATCTTATTATAAAAAAGGAAGATCTTGCGTTCCTGGATCTGCTCGAAAATAAAGTTAGGGTGATCATAATGTCACGTGACCTGACCGATCGCGAGAAAAAAGCTTATAAAGACAAGGTAGATATGGACCTTCTGCCCGCAAAGTTTGCCGCGGATGCCGTGGTATTTATTACGGCTAAGGATTCACAGCGAAATGGTGTTTCAGTGGAGGAACT
This window of the Flavobacteriaceae bacterium 3519-10 genome carries:
- a CDS encoding TonB family protein encodes the protein MAEDTTYKSNLTLDEIVFENRNKAYGAYDLRTTYRSVLTKAFIIGTVLFLVGAITPFVIMKIQEMNAREAVEVDANLIDILPEEEQIIEQPKDEPPPPPPPPKEEPKIEIIQNVVPEPVKAPKVETPPPPISRQLETTTGVVAQEGVKAPAYTPPPPPPGPSKSTTVEVKPQVSETQVYTEVEQLAEFPGGINSFRSKVNSSFDTSVMDGDEGTVKTEVTFVVERDGSITDVKASGSNRDFNAEAIRTVKSIKNKWAPAKINGQAVRYRFRMPLTMQFE